One Cellulomonas sp. NS3 genomic region harbors:
- a CDS encoding FHA domain-containing protein, protein MSAFTAVDPPRTDAPSAVPRAPVPTAVLFHGVVLAETRRTWALLVDAGVVVLALVVGLVLTPLLGLVLPVVAVLAVLAGLVRHGRTPGHLALRLRTVDARTGMPGGPLALLPARGVTADLARGRDPLRVIPSALTPGPRTPAPRSADPWAEGSRRPATVVLLTDDGSVLHVTGPTIVGRSPVDPTGAHLLLGIPDLSRSISRSHALLEPHGASVWVTDLGSANGTAVALPGEPLVRLAPNVRVEAPVGARLALGDRVVHLAQAQTTGPGPEGAR, encoded by the coding sequence ATGAGTGCCTTCACCGCCGTCGACCCGCCGCGCACGGACGCACCGTCCGCCGTGCCGCGCGCGCCCGTGCCCACGGCCGTCCTGTTCCACGGCGTGGTGCTCGCCGAGACGCGGCGGACCTGGGCGCTGCTCGTGGACGCCGGCGTCGTGGTGCTCGCGCTCGTCGTCGGGCTCGTGCTGACGCCGCTGCTCGGGCTCGTGCTGCCCGTCGTCGCGGTGCTCGCGGTCCTCGCCGGGCTGGTGCGCCACGGGCGCACCCCGGGCCACCTCGCCCTGCGGCTGCGGACCGTGGACGCGCGCACGGGCATGCCCGGGGGTCCGCTCGCGCTGCTCCCGGCACGCGGGGTGACCGCCGACCTCGCGCGCGGGCGCGACCCGCTGCGGGTGATCCCCTCGGCGCTGACCCCCGGCCCGCGCACCCCGGCGCCGCGCTCCGCCGACCCGTGGGCCGAGGGCAGCCGTCGCCCGGCGACCGTCGTGCTCCTCACCGACGACGGCTCGGTGCTGCACGTCACCGGCCCCACCATCGTCGGGCGCAGCCCCGTGGACCCGACCGGGGCGCACCTCCTGCTCGGCATCCCGGACCTGAGCCGGAGCATCTCGCGCAGCCACGCCCTGCTCGAGCCGCACGGCGCCTCGGTGTGGGTCACGGACCTCGGGTCGGCGAACGGCACCGCGGTCGCGCTGCCGGGCGAGCCGCTCGTCCGGCTCGCCCCGAACGTGCGCGTCGAGGCCCCGGTGGGCGCGCGGCTCGCGCTGGGCGACCGCGTGGTGCACCTCGCGCAGGCGCAGACCACCGGCCCCGGACCGGAGGGAGCACGGTGA
- the eccCa gene encoding type VII secretion protein EccCa — translation MTLTLVHRPTRSTVPLTRPDAEQIAPPPPLGDDPGGRTPLQFLLPIVGAMSSVVMMVVLRNGQPLFLVIAALVFVVAIIAGVGFAISSRGAQRKQHRAQRELYLDYLEQLRRDLTRRTEAARLDAAVLHPEPAALVPLVRDPARLWERRRRDADFLAVRLGTGSVPWFGLSVPPPESPMQPHDPILLSEARLIAEQSERVEAMPVTVDLRGAGVVAVIGERAQAVGVVRSLLLQLAAHHGPDDVAVAAAFDEDRAADWHGLDLLPHVQDPELFDGPVPARRIAPDVDALAHVLGATLTDRLQHAHSARRTGATRTQPSRLVVVVDDHGRRASRLPVGGGASLRELAVTVVHVLADRLDEPNDVDVRVILRGDGSPGPSTGEPVGTSVRARALRSAPGAAGAPVVGTGGQPVDEGSVLTVDAGTPTAVDVALVPDVTSPTLFASTARAMAALRVSAAAAQDEQGNRTLDVAELLGVDGVEDLDPELLWRPRAASEFLRVPFATDDLGSPVHLDLKESAQLGMGPHGICIGATGSGKSEMLRTLILSLALTHPPEDLSMILVDYKGGAAFAPFVGLPHLAGLIDNLADDPQLTTRARASIQGEVVRRQRLLKDAGSSPSITHYRELRRERPDLPPMPHLFVVIDEFGELLTAEPEFIDLFLQIGRIGRSIGVHLLLSSQRIEGGKLRGLDTYLSYRLGLRTFSEPESQMVLSTADAYHLPALPGYGYLKVDTSVYTRFRAGYVSGPVERLRAPRDEGVEPRPLLLPRYNGIRRERADEGGAPVLSRPGTGRTFIDESVQRVRDDERAVRPVWLPPLPDRLALGLVVDRAGDRGPGLSTVMGLEDDPAQQRQDPWRLDLARAGGHVAVIGAPQSGRSTLLRTIAASLALTHTPRDVAVYGMDLTGGGLQRIEQFPHVGGVATRANRDRLARLVEELGGMLALREQVFKARSIDSMAQLRVQHAAGRVPELDAADVVLLVDGYGQIRQDFEELEAAFVDIMLRAAGFGIHLVLGMTRWSELRMGHQALVGTRVELRLNDPSESSIDRKLSSTISVDTPGRVLLDSKNFAHVALPVLDVVPDEAVGDELEALARRTAQSWSGPAAAPIRLLPLHVDPAELPDAFDEPDVVPIGLRQDTMEAALWDFAGDDQHLLVLGDARSGKSTLLRTIARGLQDRFSSDELAIAVVDVRGHVPGVIEDDYLAAHARNAAQARGLAASIAAELEKRPTRDAEQRAKEPRIVVLVDDHDIVAAGGDDPLAPLLPYMPSARDLGLHVVLTRPVAGASRAMYTQVIQTTRDTGGSVLLMSGERSEGQVVGRLYPERFPPGRGRFVRRGVAPYVVQVAATPEGEAS, via the coding sequence GTGACGCTGACCCTCGTCCACCGGCCGACCCGCAGCACGGTCCCGCTGACCCGCCCCGACGCCGAGCAGATCGCGCCGCCGCCGCCGCTCGGCGACGACCCGGGCGGACGGACGCCGCTGCAGTTCCTGCTGCCGATCGTCGGCGCCATGTCGTCCGTCGTCATGATGGTCGTGCTGCGCAACGGCCAGCCGCTGTTCCTCGTCATCGCCGCCCTCGTGTTCGTGGTCGCGATCATCGCGGGCGTCGGGTTCGCTATCTCGTCGCGCGGCGCACAGCGCAAGCAGCACCGCGCGCAGCGCGAGCTCTACCTCGACTATCTCGAGCAGCTGCGCCGCGACCTCACGCGGCGCACCGAGGCCGCGCGGCTCGACGCCGCGGTGCTGCACCCCGAGCCCGCGGCGCTCGTCCCGCTCGTCCGCGACCCGGCACGGCTGTGGGAGCGGCGGCGGCGCGACGCCGACTTCCTGGCGGTGCGGCTCGGGACCGGCTCGGTGCCGTGGTTCGGCCTGTCCGTGCCGCCGCCCGAGTCCCCGATGCAGCCGCACGACCCCATCCTGCTCTCGGAGGCCCGGCTCATCGCCGAGCAGTCCGAGCGCGTCGAGGCGATGCCCGTGACGGTCGACCTGCGCGGCGCCGGGGTCGTCGCGGTCATCGGCGAGCGCGCACAGGCCGTGGGCGTCGTCCGCAGCCTGCTCCTGCAGCTCGCCGCGCACCACGGGCCCGACGACGTGGCCGTCGCCGCCGCGTTCGACGAGGACCGCGCCGCCGACTGGCACGGGCTCGACCTGCTGCCGCACGTGCAGGACCCCGAGCTGTTCGACGGCCCGGTCCCCGCCCGCCGGATCGCCCCCGACGTCGACGCGCTCGCGCACGTGCTCGGCGCGACCCTGACCGACCGGCTCCAGCACGCGCACTCCGCCCGGCGCACCGGCGCGACGCGCACGCAGCCGTCGCGGCTCGTCGTCGTCGTCGACGACCACGGCCGGCGCGCGTCCCGGCTGCCCGTGGGCGGCGGGGCGTCGCTGCGCGAGCTCGCCGTGACGGTCGTGCACGTGCTCGCGGACCGGCTCGACGAGCCGAACGACGTCGACGTGCGGGTCATCCTGCGCGGCGACGGCTCCCCGGGGCCGTCCACCGGCGAGCCGGTCGGCACGTCCGTCCGCGCGCGCGCCCTCCGGTCGGCCCCCGGCGCGGCCGGCGCGCCGGTCGTCGGGACCGGCGGTCAGCCCGTCGACGAGGGGAGCGTCCTGACCGTCGACGCGGGGACCCCCACGGCCGTCGACGTGGCGCTCGTCCCGGACGTCACCAGCCCGACGCTGTTCGCCTCGACCGCCCGCGCGATGGCCGCCCTGCGCGTCTCGGCGGCGGCCGCGCAGGACGAGCAGGGCAACCGCACGCTCGACGTCGCCGAGCTCCTCGGGGTCGACGGGGTCGAGGACCTCGACCCCGAGCTGCTGTGGCGGCCGCGCGCCGCGTCGGAGTTCCTGCGCGTGCCGTTCGCGACCGACGACCTCGGCAGCCCCGTGCACCTCGACCTCAAGGAGAGCGCGCAGCTCGGCATGGGGCCGCACGGCATCTGCATCGGGGCGACCGGCTCGGGCAAGTCGGAGATGCTCCGGACGCTGATCCTGTCGCTCGCGCTCACGCACCCGCCCGAGGACCTGTCGATGATCCTCGTCGACTACAAGGGGGGCGCGGCGTTCGCCCCGTTCGTCGGGCTCCCGCACCTTGCGGGGCTCATCGACAACCTCGCCGACGACCCGCAGCTCACGACGCGGGCCCGGGCGTCGATCCAGGGCGAGGTCGTGCGGCGCCAGCGGCTGCTCAAGGACGCGGGGTCCTCGCCGTCCATCACGCACTACCGCGAGCTGCGCCGCGAGCGCCCCGACCTGCCGCCGATGCCGCACCTGTTCGTCGTGATCGACGAGTTCGGCGAGCTGCTCACCGCCGAGCCGGAGTTCATCGACCTCTTCCTGCAGATCGGGCGCATCGGCCGCTCGATCGGCGTGCACCTGCTGCTGTCGAGCCAGCGCATCGAGGGCGGCAAGCTCCGCGGGCTCGACACGTACCTGTCCTACCGGCTCGGGCTGCGCACGTTCAGCGAGCCCGAGTCGCAGATGGTGCTGAGCACGGCCGACGCGTACCACCTGCCCGCGCTGCCGGGGTACGGCTACCTCAAGGTCGACACGAGCGTGTACACGCGCTTCCGGGCGGGCTACGTCTCGGGCCCGGTCGAGCGGCTCCGGGCGCCGCGCGACGAGGGCGTCGAGCCCCGCCCGCTGCTGCTCCCCCGGTACAACGGCATCCGCCGCGAGCGGGCCGACGAGGGCGGCGCCCCGGTCCTGTCCCGCCCCGGCACCGGGCGCACGTTCATCGACGAGTCCGTGCAGCGCGTGCGCGACGACGAGCGCGCCGTCCGGCCCGTGTGGCTGCCCCCGCTGCCCGACCGGCTCGCGCTCGGCCTCGTCGTCGACCGCGCGGGCGACCGCGGCCCCGGGCTGAGCACGGTCATGGGCCTCGAGGACGACCCCGCGCAGCAGCGTCAGGACCCGTGGCGCCTGGACCTCGCGCGTGCCGGTGGCCACGTCGCCGTGATCGGCGCCCCGCAGTCGGGCCGCAGCACGCTCCTGCGCACGATCGCGGCGTCGCTCGCGCTGACGCACACGCCGCGCGACGTCGCGGTCTACGGCATGGACCTCACGGGCGGCGGCCTCCAGCGCATCGAGCAGTTCCCGCACGTCGGCGGCGTCGCGACGCGCGCGAACCGGGACCGGCTCGCGCGCCTCGTCGAGGAGCTCGGCGGGATGCTCGCGCTGCGCGAGCAGGTGTTCAAGGCCCGGTCGATCGACTCGATGGCGCAGCTCCGGGTCCAGCACGCCGCCGGCCGGGTCCCCGAGCTCGACGCCGCCGACGTCGTGCTGCTCGTCGACGGGTACGGCCAGATCCGCCAGGACTTCGAGGAGCTCGAGGCCGCCTTCGTCGACATCATGCTCCGGGCGGCCGGCTTCGGGATCCACCTCGTGCTCGGCATGACGCGGTGGAGCGAGCTGCGGATGGGGCACCAGGCGCTCGTCGGCACGCGCGTCGAGCTCCGCCTCAACGACCCCTCCGAGTCCAGCATCGACCGCAAGCTCTCCTCGACGATCTCGGTCGACACACCGGGCCGGGTGCTGCTCGACAGCAAGAACTTCGCGCACGTGGCCCTCCCGGTGCTCGACGTCGTGCCGGACGAGGCGGTCGGCGACGAGCTCGAGGCGCTCGCGCGGCGCACGGCGCAGTCGTGGAGCGGCCCCGCCGCGGCGCCCATCCGGCTGCTGCCGCTGCACGTCGACCCGGCCGAGCTCCCCGACGCGTTCGACGAGCCCGACGTCGTCCCGATCGGGCTGCGCCAGGACACCATGGAGGCGGCGCTCTGGGACTTCGCGGGCGACGACCAGCACCTGCTCGTGCTCGGCGACGCGCGCTCCGGCAAGTCGACGCTGCTGCGCACGATCGCGCGCGGGCTGCAGGACCGGTTCTCGAGCGACGAGCTCGCGATCGCGGTCGTCGACGTGCGCGGGCACGTGCCCGGCGTCATCGAGGACGACTACCTGGCGGCGCACGCCCGTAACGCCGCCCAGGCCCGCGGGCTCGCCGCGTCGATCGCAGCGGAGCTCGAGAAGCGCCCGACGCGGGACGCCGAGCAACGCGCGAAGGAGCCCCGCATCGTCGTGCTCGTCGACGACCACGACATCGTCGCGGCGGGCGGCGACGACCCGCTCGCGCCGCTGCTGCCGTACATGCCGAGCGCGCGCGACCTGGGCCTGCACGTCGTGCTGACCCGGCCCGTCGCCGGCGCGAGCCGCGCGATGTACACCCAGGTCATCCAGACGACGCGCGACACCGGCGGCTCCGTGCTGCTCATGTCGGGCGAGCGCAGCGAGGGCCAGGTCGTCGGCCGGCTCTACCCCGAGCGCTTCCCGCCCGGGCGCGGCCGGTTCGTGCGCCGCGGCGTCGCGCCCTACGTCGTGCAGGTCGCCGCGACGCCCGAGGGCGAGGCCTCGTGA
- the eccD gene encoding type VII secretion integral membrane protein EccD produces the protein MTEYTRVTVQGEGRKADLVLPDDEPVAAMLPDVLSLLDDGQARSARPVALVTTVGDQLDPSLTLAEQAVAHGTLLRVVRVDQAPPPPEVADVTDVAADAVQSRSDAWRPVWGVVAGAVLAGVLGFLAAGLAVRDLDVRAATLLGVCAALAVVAALLARRDRTEPAVVAVAAAVGAAVVAARELTSGAPGETALVAFGLVGLLVAVVAAAGSRDTGLTLGGATAAALVGAVVGMHALDAEPTHTAAVVAVLGCLLVGLLPGIAMSVSGLNGLDDRVVEGRRVSRAEAHRAVGTTHRALTWSTVAAAVVTGACAWVLAGGEDPWSRLLAVAVAGVLLLRTRVFPLAPQRLALLAAGATPLVALLAELGRTDPARALAVAGVVLVVLALLVGARPREHVVARARRLGNVVELVAVVALVPLVLAHLGVFADLVETF, from the coding sequence GTGACCGAGTACACCCGCGTCACGGTGCAGGGCGAGGGGCGCAAGGCCGACCTCGTGCTGCCCGACGACGAGCCGGTCGCCGCGATGCTGCCCGACGTGCTGTCGCTGCTCGACGACGGCCAGGCCCGCTCGGCGCGTCCCGTCGCGCTCGTCACGACCGTCGGCGACCAGCTCGACCCGTCGCTCACCCTCGCGGAGCAGGCCGTCGCGCACGGCACCCTCCTCCGCGTCGTGCGGGTCGACCAGGCCCCGCCACCCCCCGAGGTCGCGGACGTCACGGACGTCGCCGCCGACGCGGTGCAGTCCCGGTCCGACGCGTGGCGCCCGGTCTGGGGCGTCGTCGCCGGGGCGGTCCTCGCGGGCGTCCTCGGGTTCCTCGCGGCCGGGCTCGCGGTGCGCGACCTCGACGTCCGGGCCGCCACGCTGCTCGGGGTGTGCGCCGCGCTCGCCGTCGTCGCGGCGCTGCTCGCGCGCCGGGACCGCACCGAGCCCGCCGTCGTGGCGGTCGCCGCCGCCGTCGGGGCCGCCGTCGTCGCTGCCCGCGAGCTGACGTCGGGCGCGCCCGGGGAGACCGCCCTGGTCGCGTTCGGGCTCGTGGGGCTGCTCGTCGCCGTGGTCGCCGCGGCCGGGTCCCGCGACACCGGGCTCACGCTCGGGGGCGCCACCGCGGCCGCCCTCGTGGGTGCGGTCGTCGGGATGCACGCGCTCGACGCCGAGCCCACGCACACCGCCGCGGTCGTCGCGGTGCTCGGCTGCCTGCTGGTCGGGCTGCTGCCCGGGATCGCGATGTCGGTGAGCGGCCTCAACGGGCTCGACGACCGGGTCGTCGAGGGCCGGCGCGTCTCGCGCGCGGAGGCGCACCGCGCCGTCGGCACGACGCACCGGGCGCTCACGTGGTCGACCGTCGCCGCCGCCGTCGTGACCGGCGCGTGCGCCTGGGTGCTCGCAGGCGGCGAGGACCCCTGGAGCCGGCTGCTCGCGGTCGCCGTGGCCGGGGTGCTGCTGCTCCGCACGCGCGTCTTCCCGCTCGCCCCGCAGCGCCTCGCGCTCCTCGCCGCGGGGGCCACGCCGCTCGTCGCGCTGCTCGCGGAGCTCGGGAGGACCGACCCGGCGCGGGCCCTCGCCGTCGCCGGGGTCGTGCTCGTCGTGCTCGCGCTGCTCGTGGGCGCACGTCCGCGCGAGCACGTCGTCGCCCGCGCCCGCCGGCTCGGGAACGTCGTCGAGCTCGTCGCGGTCGTCGCGCTCGTCCCGCTCGTGCTGGCGCACCTCGGCGTGTTCGCGGACCTCGTGGAGACCTTCTGA
- a CDS encoding DUF6177 family protein has product MHIVHPVADEWDDEYAVFVASGRSVLLSEPLAAFLDFARTERLRPVLVTSADARLSPFVSLAMRRAAGHWAVRHEDGRVFDGLSGYRIDSFPDLWQRSGTEDRDRLGTFERWSAEPRGALMFDVFAHQRAAADTRIGELAASVVGSLGGQPLDVWGLHEPLVEAWDTAVLTETARRGMPASELMHARGPDGSFVDVAVARTRRGVLEQVKGGVPVGAYPGTIGGVVAQASATLAAVAEAFQPTIGFVSLAETDEGVTQGVSAKRLEVPLAVVIGPRGVHDLRVDPAQLAERHDVTVLGRKRLPSVLVRFSDPDVGLWAQLVAFAHDLGYDRIAAATGLDTEV; this is encoded by the coding sequence GTGCACATCGTCCACCCGGTCGCCGACGAGTGGGATGACGAGTACGCGGTGTTCGTGGCGTCGGGCCGCTCCGTGCTGCTGTCGGAGCCGCTCGCCGCGTTCCTCGACTTCGCGAGGACCGAGCGCCTGCGCCCGGTCCTCGTGACGTCGGCGGACGCACGCCTGAGCCCGTTCGTCTCGCTCGCGATGCGTCGCGCCGCGGGGCACTGGGCCGTGCGGCACGAGGACGGGCGGGTGTTCGACGGGCTCTCGGGGTACCGGATCGACTCGTTCCCGGACCTGTGGCAGCGCTCGGGAACGGAGGACCGCGACCGGCTCGGGACGTTCGAGCGGTGGTCGGCCGAGCCGCGCGGTGCCCTGATGTTCGACGTCTTCGCGCACCAGCGCGCCGCGGCGGACACGCGCATCGGGGAGCTCGCCGCATCGGTCGTGGGCTCGCTCGGCGGGCAGCCGCTCGACGTGTGGGGTCTGCACGAGCCGCTGGTCGAGGCGTGGGACACCGCGGTGCTCACCGAGACGGCCCGGCGCGGGATGCCGGCGTCCGAGCTCATGCACGCGCGCGGGCCCGACGGCTCGTTCGTGGACGTGGCGGTCGCACGGACGCGCCGGGGGGTCCTCGAGCAGGTCAAGGGCGGCGTCCCGGTCGGGGCGTACCCCGGCACCATCGGCGGGGTCGTCGCGCAGGCGTCGGCGACGCTCGCGGCGGTCGCGGAGGCGTTCCAGCCGACGATCGGCTTCGTGTCGCTCGCCGAGACCGACGAGGGCGTGACCCAGGGCGTCTCGGCGAAGCGCCTCGAGGTCCCGCTCGCGGTCGTCATCGGGCCACGCGGTGTGCACGACCTGCGGGTGGACCCGGCGCAGCTCGCGGAGCGGCACGACGTGACGGTGCTCGGGCGCAAGCGCCTGCCGAGCGTGCTCGTGCGGTTCAGCGACCCCGACGTGGGGCTGTGGGCGCAGCTCGTCGCGTTCGCGCACGACCTCGGGTACGACAGGATCGCCGCGGCGACCGGTCTCGACACGGAGGTGTGA
- a CDS encoding polymorphic toxin type 15 domain-containing protein: MTVTPTQCVADGGLINPAMFPAKSADLNPETIRDSAASVKTMGTSVQDETSSIATSWSGLTHSYEAPEQQRVYDLMRPAVTSANELKTAFHTMAGHLETYAAALDGIKPRLASFERRAAAFRAEVINGVQIDASSSNEAGLLDYGKGMLEWAGVDERQVTVPWYEDGDTVQRNKDLLAEYAELLEDVSTASAQCANDINGLVKNMCVTPVEVIPAEAFTNPAQPMPWGEPREEDRNCPESVGSGAYTFGKDLIQGAGQLVLGYNPETGGWFEGKAYGQAWGGLGDLVGSIALFASPVAWVAIGMQATGNTDNDFVRFMDDRYDTVVGGLGTLIGYDHGAEDGWHKWKEDGVAAGTGAVLSIGTFFIPGAGQVGSFAKGASATAKLTKMAAAGTEFVVQGGSWVVKGGIKLVTGLREALVFGGDLMAGGFRSPALAGAGAGAGGVRLSMTGLVNAVTGNTPSHVVPHSPPSVSTDLFGSSRPGAGGSSPTGGGSGSGTPAPPHGNAPVWDGPTRLNGRPDVRAVPEEHWGNPELDPAHPHYDAVPRGQHGNVGTIDPDTISPTGLTNSGRLLHPALVPDQLQPFVDRGVVVIDNGVLRMAEPIEITFTRSNPNHDAAEFARQGQLQQQSVNQQSVADWNKRMSDYDTHGRTDEKFQGKYRRAQIRLMAEGFMREGVSRKDAFTRARTELANEFALHGPDQRGGGNPRHFTGLGEGGVNSAYGWGWGAGRNAETLRLELDALTAESGIPAHLLGDVRMNVRIKVVDAVPASASGT, translated from the coding sequence ATGACGGTCACACCGACGCAGTGCGTCGCGGACGGCGGGTTGATCAACCCCGCGATGTTTCCGGCGAAGTCGGCCGACCTGAACCCGGAGACGATCCGGGACTCGGCGGCGTCCGTGAAGACGATGGGCACGTCGGTGCAGGACGAGACGAGCTCGATCGCGACGAGCTGGAGCGGTCTGACGCACAGCTACGAGGCGCCCGAGCAGCAGCGGGTCTACGACCTGATGCGCCCGGCTGTGACGTCGGCGAACGAGCTCAAGACGGCGTTCCACACGATGGCGGGGCACCTCGAGACGTACGCGGCCGCGCTCGACGGGATCAAGCCGCGCCTCGCCTCGTTCGAGCGGCGCGCGGCGGCGTTCCGGGCCGAGGTCATCAACGGGGTGCAGATCGACGCGTCGTCGTCCAACGAGGCGGGCCTCCTGGACTACGGGAAGGGCATGCTCGAGTGGGCCGGGGTCGACGAGCGTCAGGTGACCGTGCCCTGGTACGAGGACGGGGACACCGTCCAGCGCAACAAGGACCTGCTCGCCGAGTACGCGGAGCTGCTCGAGGACGTCTCGACGGCGAGCGCGCAGTGCGCGAACGACATCAACGGCCTCGTCAAGAACATGTGCGTCACGCCCGTCGAGGTCATCCCGGCGGAGGCGTTCACCAACCCGGCGCAGCCCATGCCGTGGGGCGAGCCGCGCGAGGAGGACCGCAACTGCCCGGAGTCGGTCGGCAGCGGTGCCTACACGTTCGGCAAGGACCTGATCCAGGGGGCCGGGCAGCTCGTGCTCGGCTACAACCCCGAGACCGGCGGCTGGTTCGAGGGCAAGGCGTACGGGCAGGCGTGGGGCGGTCTCGGTGACCTCGTCGGGTCCATCGCGCTCTTCGCCTCGCCGGTCGCGTGGGTCGCGATCGGCATGCAGGCGACGGGGAACACCGACAACGACTTCGTCCGGTTCATGGACGACCGCTACGACACCGTCGTCGGCGGCCTCGGAACCCTGATCGGGTACGACCACGGGGCCGAGGACGGCTGGCACAAGTGGAAGGAGGACGGCGTCGCAGCCGGCACCGGCGCGGTGCTGAGCATCGGCACGTTCTTCATCCCCGGCGCGGGGCAGGTCGGGTCCTTCGCGAAGGGTGCGTCAGCCACGGCCAAGCTGACCAAGATGGCCGCGGCCGGGACGGAGTTCGTGGTCCAGGGCGGCTCGTGGGTCGTCAAGGGCGGCATCAAGCTCGTCACGGGGCTGCGGGAGGCGCTCGTCTTCGGCGGCGACCTGATGGCCGGCGGGTTCCGCAGCCCGGCGCTCGCGGGTGCGGGTGCCGGTGCGGGCGGGGTGCGGCTCAGCATGACCGGACTGGTCAACGCCGTCACCGGCAACACGCCGTCGCACGTCGTGCCGCACAGCCCGCCGTCGGTGAGCACCGACCTGTTCGGCTCGTCCCGGCCGGGTGCGGGCGGGTCGTCGCCGACGGGAGGTGGCTCCGGCAGCGGGACGCCTGCACCGCCGCACGGGAACGCCCCGGTGTGGGACGGCCCGACGCGGCTGAACGGGCGGCCCGACGTGCGTGCCGTCCCGGAGGAGCACTGGGGCAACCCCGAGCTCGACCCGGCCCACCCGCACTACGACGCCGTGCCGCGCGGTCAGCACGGCAACGTCGGCACCATCGACCCCGACACCATCTCGCCGACCGGCCTCACGAACAGCGGCCGGCTCCTGCACCCGGCGCTCGTCCCGGACCAGCTGCAGCCGTTCGTGGACCGTGGGGTCGTCGTCATCGACAACGGCGTCCTCCGCATGGCCGAGCCGATCGAGATCACGTTCACGCGCTCGAACCCGAACCACGACGCTGCCGAGTTCGCGCGCCAGGGACAGCTCCAGCAGCAGAGCGTGAACCAGCAGTCGGTCGCGGACTGGAACAAGCGCATGAGCGACTACGACACCCACGGCCGCACGGACGAGAAGTTCCAGGGGAAGTACCGCCGCGCGCAGATCCGCCTCATGGCCGAAGGGTTCATGAGGGAGGGGGTCTCCAGGAAGGACGCATTCACGCGCGCACGCACGGAGCTCGCGAACGAGTTCGCGCTGCACGGACCCGACCAGCGAGGCGGCGGCAACCCGCGGCACTTCACCGGGCTCGGCGAGGGCGGCGTGAACAGCGCCTACGGTTGGGGGTGGGGCGCCGGCCGCAACGCCGAGACGCTCCGGCTCGAGCTCGACGCACTGACGGCGGAGTCCGGCATCCCGGCGCACCTGCTGGGAGACGTCCGCATGAACGTCCGCATCAAGGTGGTCGACGCCGTGCCTGCGTCCGCGTCGGGCACCTGA
- a CDS encoding T6SS immunity protein Tdi1 domain-containing protein: MPTFTNFTRTTAVAEETVARFEASVPPEIARVWREDGAGLVGDGFVRVVDPDRATTMLEGVVGMPAGAVPVLTTALADLVIYIRPLFHVLRFRFGVIDVIGFDAAQLLADVQDETFLDEVLARQPYPAGVERLGVPGPDECFGFVPLLALGGAPDPARLDRGGLWEHIAIIMELAGPPRSRASS; this comes from the coding sequence ATGCCGACGTTCACGAACTTCACCCGCACCACGGCGGTCGCCGAGGAGACGGTCGCGCGGTTCGAGGCGTCCGTGCCGCCGGAGATCGCCCGGGTGTGGCGGGAGGACGGCGCCGGTCTGGTGGGCGACGGGTTCGTCCGCGTCGTGGACCCGGACCGCGCGACGACGATGCTCGAGGGCGTCGTCGGCATGCCCGCGGGCGCCGTGCCGGTCCTCACGACCGCCCTCGCGGACCTCGTGATCTACATCCGTCCCCTGTTCCACGTGCTGCGGTTCCGGTTCGGGGTCATCGACGTGATCGGCTTCGACGCGGCGCAGCTGCTCGCGGACGTGCAGGACGAGACGTTCCTCGACGAGGTGCTCGCCCGGCAGCCCTACCCCGCGGGGGTCGAGCGGCTCGGCGTCCCCGGGCCGGACGAGTGCTTCGGGTTCGTCCCGCTGCTCGCGCTCGGCGGCGCACCCGACCCCGCCCGCCTCGACCGTGGCGGGCTCTGGGAGCACATCGCGATCATCATGGAGCTCGCGGGCCCGCCCCGGTCGCGCGCGTCCTCCTGA
- a CDS encoding DUF6507 family protein, which produces MTRWKITPADVQGILTGVNADAEELGKALTEAKFQGVLDGLTWGGPLTQDVAAAVNAVLGDQSANLRNIGNRINAGVVGVSNAVIAYNNGQQDMAGSYQAELLKSAESGDFSYFVKHGYKA; this is translated from the coding sequence ATGACGCGCTGGAAGATCACGCCGGCCGACGTGCAGGGCATCCTGACGGGGGTCAACGCCGACGCGGAGGAGCTCGGCAAGGCGCTCACCGAGGCGAAGTTCCAGGGCGTGCTCGACGGCCTGACTTGGGGCGGCCCGCTCACGCAGGACGTCGCGGCCGCCGTCAACGCGGTCCTGGGCGACCAGAGCGCGAACCTGCGGAACATCGGCAACCGCATCAACGCGGGGGTCGTCGGCGTCTCGAACGCCGTCATCGCGTACAACAACGGCCAGCAGGACATGGCCGGGTCGTACCAGGCGGAGCTGCTGAAGTCCGCGGAGTCGGGTGACTTCTCGTACTTCGTGAAGCACGGGTACAAGGCCTGA